In one window of Methanomassiliicoccales archaeon DNA:
- a CDS encoding Lrp/AsnC family transcriptional regulator has translation MDDELDKEILQLLRKNAKLTYEEIGQILNRSPSTVRDRIKKMEETRTILGYSAIVDYERLGIFSDAIVSADIEPDNLSSAISALFSIENIAEILNVTGERRVMMRVRARNNRELSDIIEKKVRPMGFNNVETIIVLKPIVRYPGL, from the coding sequence ATGGACGACGAACTAGACAAGGAGATCCTCCAATTGTTGAGGAAAAACGCGAAACTTACATATGAAGAAATAGGACAAATTCTGAACAGATCTCCTTCTACTGTCAGGGATAGAATCAAGAAAATGGAGGAAACAAGGACGATCCTCGGATATTCAGCTATAGTAGATTATGAACGTTTAGGTATTTTCTCTGATGCAATAGTTAGCGCTGATATTGAGCCTGATAATTTATCCTCAGCCATTTCCGCACTTTTTTCGATAGAAAATATCGCCGAAATACTCAATGTAACTGGCGAACGAAGAGTTATGATGAGGGTGAGAGCACGGAACAACCGTGAACTCTCAGATATTATAGAAAAAAAAGTAAGACCCATGGGTTTTAACAATGTCGAGACTATAATCGTGTTGAAACCAATTGTCCGTTATCCTGGGCTTTGA
- a CDS encoding C-GCAxxG-C-C family protein has translation MTFERARLLQRASELAFEYEKENRGCAQAVLAALQDVFGVRDDIVFKSASGLSGGAGLTTLGSCGALSGGVMAIGMFFGRERSEFKDPQRKRMVAYRLAKELCIRFEQKYGSVICGEIQKTYLGKKFDLWNPEEYADFDAVAYRENRCPELVAQAAIWTAEIILDELEKTGRIDEIRSALAQT, from the coding sequence ATGACATTCGAGCGAGCAAGACTTTTGCAAAGGGCTAGTGAATTGGCCTTTGAATACGAAAAAGAGAACAGAGGATGCGCTCAAGCTGTTCTTGCAGCCCTCCAAGACGTCTTTGGCGTGCGTGATGACATAGTGTTCAAATCGGCAAGCGGCTTGTCCGGTGGTGCAGGGTTGACGACGCTAGGTTCATGCGGAGCCCTCTCTGGCGGAGTTATGGCAATCGGGATGTTTTTTGGAAGAGAACGGAGTGAATTCAAAGACCCCCAAAGAAAAAGAATGGTTGCGTATCGATTGGCTAAAGAGCTCTGCATTCGATTTGAGCAGAAATATGGTAGCGTCATTTGCGGGGAAATTCAGAAAACGTATCTCGGCAAAAAATTCGACCTGTGGAATCCTGAAGAATACGCAGATTTTGACGCAGTCGCGTATCGGGAGAATAGGTGTCCGGAACTCGTCGCACAAGCTGCGATCTGGACTGCAGAAATTATACTTGATGAGTTGGAAAAAACGGGTAGGATTGATGAGATCAGGTCCGCTTTGGCGCAAACGTAA
- a CDS encoding NUDIX domain-containing protein, whose translation MKFEIGYRLWLKKDGRFLLSEGRAKLLRLIREYGSLSRAADEMRMSYRHAWGTIKKIEEALGEKIIYSERGGQEGGTSKLTPEGEHLLEQYELQKNLFDQQLKMLYKRPALATDGIVIIDDKILLIRRGKDPFKDKYALPGGIVEYGETVERCVVREIKEETGIDTRILQLVGVYSDPERDPRGHFVSVVFHLLHVGGELKAGDDAAAAKLFPINRLPELAFDHRKIIDDFMTMKGVSVQCEPK comes from the coding sequence TTGAAATTTGAAATCGGATACAGGTTATGGTTAAAAAAGGATGGGCGGTTCTTACTAAGTGAAGGTCGTGCCAAGCTTCTCAGATTAATAAGAGAATATGGATCGCTTTCAAGAGCTGCTGATGAGATGAGGATGTCATATAGACATGCATGGGGGACTATCAAGAAAATTGAGGAGGCTCTGGGAGAAAAAATCATATATTCAGAGAGGGGAGGTCAGGAGGGCGGAACATCCAAACTTACGCCTGAGGGAGAACACTTACTTGAGCAATATGAACTCCAGAAGAACCTCTTTGACCAGCAATTAAAGATGCTGTATAAGAGACCTGCTTTAGCTACGGACGGCATCGTGATTATCGATGATAAAATCCTTCTGATAAGACGAGGGAAAGATCCTTTCAAAGATAAATACGCGCTCCCAGGCGGTATTGTTGAATATGGCGAGACTGTCGAAAGATGTGTTGTCAGAGAAATCAAAGAAGAAACGGGCATCGATACGAGAATTCTCCAATTGGTCGGCGTTTATTCAGATCCTGAAAGGGATCCCCGCGGTCATTTTGTGTCGGTTGTATTCCACCTCCTACATGTTGGAGGGGAGCTTAAAGCGGGAGACGACGCTGCTGCAGCCAAGCTCTTTCCAATCAATAGGCTCCCTGAGCTTGCCTTTGATCACCGCAAGATTATTGACGATTTTATGACAATGAAAGGAGTTTCAGTTCAGTGTGAACCGAAGTGA
- a CDS encoding 50S ribosome-binding GTPase: MTSPRKKIPTILYSKELLDKAFKKASKIQKEGLDRVDKVRKTAISKISVAGDIISSNLAKYVKAFPSFSKTNEFEMELVDVIIGIDRLKKSLGALNWCSMKALELEKTYLGKVRKAQNSEEISRLRKEFYGRLSSLVNQIDQDLKFVATAREKLKELPEIDPALPTAVIAGFPNVGKSQLVERISSARPKIAPYPFTTQGIGIGHFTARRKKYQVVDTPGLLDRKLEERNRIELQAILALRHLADIIIFLIDPSETSGYSIKDQLALLESIKMNFANIPIIEVENKSDIIKTESPRMKISALTGEGIEEFLALVIDMLDRTSEARDSMGR; this comes from the coding sequence GTGACGAGTCCGCGAAAAAAAATACCGACAATTCTTTATTCAAAAGAATTGCTCGATAAAGCCTTCAAGAAGGCTTCTAAGATACAAAAAGAAGGTCTTGATAGAGTCGATAAAGTGAGGAAAACCGCAATATCTAAGATTTCTGTTGCTGGAGACATCATTTCCTCAAATCTCGCGAAATATGTAAAGGCCTTTCCGAGCTTTTCAAAAACAAACGAGTTTGAAATGGAACTCGTTGATGTCATCATTGGGATAGACAGATTGAAGAAGTCGCTTGGAGCACTCAACTGGTGTTCAATGAAGGCGCTCGAGCTCGAAAAAACATACCTCGGGAAGGTAAGGAAGGCACAAAATTCAGAGGAGATCTCCCGATTGAGGAAGGAATTCTACGGTAGACTCTCTTCTTTGGTTAACCAGATCGATCAGGATCTAAAATTTGTTGCAACTGCAAGGGAAAAGCTGAAGGAGCTCCCTGAGATCGATCCAGCTCTTCCAACTGCCGTGATCGCTGGTTTTCCAAATGTCGGGAAAAGCCAGCTCGTAGAGAGGATCTCGAGTGCTAGGCCTAAGATAGCTCCCTATCCTTTCACGACACAAGGGATCGGGATCGGTCATTTCACTGCCAGGCGAAAAAAGTACCAGGTTGTTGATACACCAGGTCTACTCGATAGGAAGCTTGAAGAACGAAACAGAATAGAGCTCCAAGCGATCTTGGCTCTTAGACACCTGGCAGATATAATCATATTTTTGATCGATCCATCGGAGACATCGGGATACAGCATTAAGGATCAACTTGCGTTGCTTGAATCAATTAAGATGAATTTTGCTAACATTCCAATCATCGAAGTCGAGAATAAGTCTGACATTATCAAAACCGAAAGTCCTCGCATGAAAATTTCAGCGCTTACGGGAGAGGGGATAGAGGAGTTCTTGGCTTTAGTCATAGACATGCTCGATAGAACAAGTGAGGCGCGCGACAGTATGGGCCGATAG